A window of the Xiashengella succiniciproducens genome harbors these coding sequences:
- a CDS encoding S41 family peptidase — translation MKIRYISLRYSALFVLLVCFGSLSAQREDKSFDNFQVAWQLITNFYVDSVNKEELSRIAIEAILNKLDPHSILIPAEEVAAMNEPLDGNFEGIGIEFAIVEDTLTVLSAVSGGPSEKAGIAAGDRIVAVDGKSIAAIGLKNSEVQKLLRGKKGSEVVLSVYRKGQPGMRNVSVIRDKIPINSVEAAYMAGEETGYIKINRFAANTHKEFCDAVKKLKSEGMDNLILDLRGNGGGYLKAALDIVDEFLGNNRLILYTEGKSVSKKNYYSTRNGLWQKGNLILLLDEGSASASEIVAGAIQDWDRGIVVGRRSYGKGLVQRPFTLPDGSEIRLTIANYYTPSGRSIQKPYSNGIKEYRSEINERYSSGELLTKDSIHVNDAAYYETLVMKRAVYGGGGIVPDVFVPIDTTKYSEYYNKLLSSGAIRQYAVQYWDSNRYKLEASYPDFKAFRDKFEVDQAMIDELEREAAIMGIGADPEGLEISGELIRAMLKAQIARNIWGLNAYYEIINPTMSVYNKALDLMGVRNLFSAIDKY, via the coding sequence ATGAAGATCAGATACATTTCTCTTAGGTACTCAGCCTTATTTGTGTTGTTGGTTTGTTTCGGAAGTCTATCAGCTCAACGTGAAGACAAAAGTTTCGACAATTTTCAGGTTGCGTGGCAGCTGATTACCAACTTCTATGTAGATAGTGTTAACAAGGAAGAGCTTTCCAGGATTGCTATTGAGGCAATTCTCAACAAACTGGATCCTCATTCAATCTTGATACCGGCAGAGGAAGTGGCGGCTATGAATGAGCCTCTGGATGGCAATTTTGAGGGTATTGGGATAGAATTTGCCATAGTTGAAGATACCTTGACAGTCTTGTCAGCAGTTAGTGGAGGTCCTTCAGAGAAGGCCGGCATAGCTGCCGGGGACAGGATTGTGGCAGTTGATGGTAAAAGCATTGCTGCAATAGGGCTGAAAAATTCTGAGGTTCAAAAACTACTAAGAGGGAAAAAAGGAAGCGAAGTTGTATTATCGGTTTACCGAAAAGGCCAGCCGGGAATGAGGAATGTTAGTGTTATCAGAGACAAGATACCTATCAATAGTGTAGAAGCTGCCTATATGGCTGGCGAGGAGACCGGTTATATTAAGATAAACCGTTTTGCAGCCAACACACATAAGGAGTTTTGTGATGCTGTAAAAAAGCTTAAGAGTGAGGGAATGGATAACCTTATTCTGGATCTTCGCGGAAATGGTGGCGGATACTTAAAAGCGGCATTGGATATTGTAGACGAGTTTCTTGGCAACAACAGATTAATACTTTATACCGAGGGTAAATCAGTATCAAAAAAGAACTATTACTCCACACGTAACGGACTTTGGCAAAAGGGAAATCTGATTTTGTTACTTGATGAAGGTTCTGCTTCTGCCTCTGAGATAGTTGCTGGAGCAATCCAGGACTGGGACAGGGGTATAGTGGTTGGCCGTAGAAGTTACGGAAAAGGTCTGGTGCAACGTCCCTTTACACTTCCTGACGGATCTGAGATTCGTTTGACAATAGCAAATTATTATACACCTTCAGGTCGAAGTATTCAGAAACCCTATTCTAATGGAATTAAAGAGTATCGTTCAGAAATAAATGAACGCTACTCTTCAGGTGAGTTATTGACCAAGGACAGCATTCATGTAAATGATGCAGCTTATTACGAAACGCTTGTAATGAAAAGGGCTGTCTATGGTGGAGGAGGCATAGTACCTGATGTCTTTGTTCCGATAGACACTACTAAATATAGTGAGTATTACAATAAGCTACTTTCATCGGGAGCTATCCGACAATATGCAGTTCAGTATTGGGACTCCAACAGATACAAACTGGAGGCCTCCTATCCGGATTTTAAAGCGTTCAGAGATAAGTTTGAAGTAGATCAGGCTATGATTGATGAACTTGAAAGGGAGGCTGCTATCATGGGTATAGGTGCTGATCCTGAAGGTCTTGAAATATCTGGTGAACTTATAAGAGCCATGCTTAAAGCGCAGATTGCACGGAATATATGGGGATTAAATGCGTATTATGAGATTATTAATCCTACTATGTCAGTATATAATAAAGCATTGGATTTGATGGGGGTCCGTAATCTGTTTTCAGCGATTGATAAATACTAG